The DNA window TTGCCTCATTTGAGAGTTCTTATTCACACAACAAAAAACACCCTTGCTGTTGAATCCTGCAATTCACAGACTTTGGGTTTTAGCATTCTAAAACGATATCACATCCAACAATGGGTGTCAACGGCTAAATTTCACTCTTTTTTCCGCACAAAATCCAGTACCCTTTCTTTTTCAAGACCAGATCCACTTCCGCAAAAAGAGATTCCAACTTTTCTTTCGCCGAATTAGCCCCTTGTTGTTTGCGAATCACAACCCACAATTTGCCCTCAGGATTCAGATGGTGAGCCGCTTCTTCAAACAGCCGATATACCGTATCCTTGCCTGCGCGTATCGGCGGATTGGTTAAGATGGCATCAAAGCGCTTCTCTCCCAGATCGGCCAATCCATCGCTAACTTGGATGTCTACCCGGTCTTCTACGCCGTTTCTCTTGGCGTTGATTTCAGCTAGAATCAGACCCCGGCGATTTACATCCACCATCGTCACCTGACATTTTGGAGCAAATACAGCACAAGCGATTCCGACAGGACCGTAGCCGCACCCCAAATCCAAGATCGTGCCGGTTTCAGGAAGATCTACCGTTTCGATCAACAGACGTGTACCGAAGTCGACCCCCTTTTTGGAGAAAACACCGGCATCGGAACGAAAATAGAAGGCATGTCCCCGCAAACGGGCGGTCAATTCTCGCTGATCGCTCTCTCCCGTCGGCTGCGAGCTGTAATAATGATCAGTCATGGGTTCACCCCTCAAAATGAGAAAAGCCCGCCGACGCAACGCCAGCGGGCCCGGCTGGCTGGTGGCAGGTTACTTCACTTCCACCGTAGCACCGGCTTCTTCCAACTTAGATTTGATTTCTTCGGCTTCTTCTTTGGAAGCCCCTTCTTTTACCGGAGCGGGAGCGCCGTCTACCAATGCTTTGGCTTCTTTTAAGCCCAAGCCGGTGATACCGCGCACAGCTTTGATGACGTTGATTTTGGAGCTACCAGCGTTGGTCAAAACTACGTCAAATTCCGTTTGTTCTTCAGCGGCTTCAGCTCCACCGCCTCCGCCACCTTGGACTACAGCAGCAGCAGCGGTTACGCCGAATTCTTCCTCAATCGCTTTTACCAAGTCGTTCAGTTCGAGCACGCTCATGCCTTTGATGGCTTCAATGATTTGCTCTTTGCTCATAATAAACCCTCCAGTTAGAGTAAATGTTTTCGATTGCTTTTTCCTACAGTTACGAGGCAATGAGACCAAGCATTAAGCTTGGGTGCCTTCTCCGCCTTCTTCTTTTTCGGAAACGGCTTTGACTGCCAAGGCGAAGTTGCGCATCGGCGCTTGCAACACACTGAGCAACATCGACAAGAGCCCTTCCCGGGACGGCAGATCGGCCAATTCCTTTAGATCATCAGCACCGACGACGCTGCCTTCCACAATCCCCGCCTTCAACTCCAGGTTTTTATGATCTTTGGCAAACTGGTGCAGCACTTTGGCCGGAGCCACTACATCATCAGCAGAGAATGCAATGGCGATCGGTCCCACCAGATGCTCATCCAGTTCCGTGTAGTTGGTTTCGGCAGTAGCGCGGCGGGTCATGGTGTTTTTCAACACCTGATACTCCACACCAGCTTCGCGCAGCCGTTTGCGCAGCTCATTCATCTCAGCAACGGTTAATCCGCGATAGTCAGTCAGCACCGTCGCTTTGCTGTTTTGCAGTTTTTCCGCAATCGTAGCCACGATTTGCTTCTTTTGTTCAATCGCTTGAGTGGACACGGACACACCTCCTCAAAATATTACTCACCCCAATGAAAAAAGCCTTCGCAGACAGTCGAAGGCCGGGAACAACCCATAATGAGTACGAGTTGTCTCACAACACCTCGGCAGGAAAAATTAAGCACCAAGTGCCCCTGCTGTCTACGGTAATGGCTGTATTTCATTGTGGGTTCATGGATTAAACGCGGGATCAAACAAAACGGCTGGTGTTAACCGTGATCCCTGGCCCCATCGTGGATGAGACAGAAGCGTTTTTCAAATATTGACCTTTGGAAGCGGCTGGCTTTGCTTTTACCAGCGTTTCAATCAGCACTTGGAAGTTTTCGGCCAGTTTGTCATCGTCGAAGGAGACCTTACCGATGGGAGCGTGCACATTGCCCGCCCGATCCGCACGATACTCGATCTTACCCGCCTTTACTTCGCCGATGGCTTTGGCTACCTCAAAGGTAACAGTGCCGGTCTTCGGGTTTGGCATCAGACCGCGGGGGCCCAAAATCCGTCCCAATTTCCCGACTTGGCCCATCATATCCGGAGTGGCGATGACGACGTCAAAGTCGAGCCAGCCCTGGGTTACCTTGTTGACGAGATCTTCCTCGCCCACAAAATCGGCTCCAGCCTGTTCGGCTTCCTTCGCTTTTTCACCTTTGGCGAAAACGAGAACCCGTTTGGTCTTACCGGTTCCGTGGGGCAATACGACCGCTCCGCGCACCTGTTGGTCCGCCCGTTTGGTGTCGATACCCAGACGGAACGCCGCCTCTACGGTCTCGTCAAACTTGGCCGGGGCCACTTCTTTCACCAAGCGCAACGCTTCTTCCACTTCGTAGGCTTGTTCCCGGTCGATCTTCTTCAGCGATTCCTGATACTTCTTGCCATGTTTAGCCACGGTTTATCACTCCCTTCGTGGTCATAACGGAACATCCTCCCACTCCCCTCATCAGCCCGTGGCGGCCGAATAAAGGGATGAACCGTCAATCTTCAACAGTGATTCCCATGCTGCGGGCGGTTCCTTCCACCATGCGCATGGCTGCTTCTACATTGGCAGCGTTCAAGTCAGGCATTTTTAGTTCGGCGATCTCGCGAACTTTATCCCGCTTGACGGAAGCTACTTTATTCTTATTGGGCTCCCCGGAACCCTTTTCCACACCAGCGGCTTTCATCAACAGCACCGCAGCCGGCGGTGTTTTGGTGATGAAGTCGAAGGAACGATCTTCATACACGGTGATCTCCACCGGGATAATCATTCCAGCCTGATCGGCGGTACGGGCGTTAAAATCTTTGCAGAAGCCCATGATGTTAACACCGGCTTGCCCCAACGCAGGACCGACAGGCGGTGCCGGATTGGCTTTTCCGGCGGGAATTTGCAGCTTCACAACTTTTGAAACCTTTTTGGCCACACCATCCAACTCCCTTCTCTAGAAGTCTTCAGCGTCGATGTCGCGTAAAACTTCTCGTCCGGCACAGATTATGCCGGGCTACCTAAATTGTGGTTTCTTCGGGTAAAACCCTCCCACATTTAATGAAGCACTTACCGGAAGTGTCAAACCCAAACACGACTACTCTACCACAATGGGCGCGCAAATGGAAGATCCTTGCTCAAACTTTTTCCACTTGGAAAAAGTCGAGCTCCACTGGGGTTTCCCGACCGAACATATTTACAAGCACCTTTAGCTTCTGGCGATTGACGTCCACTTCCTCGATGGTACCGACAAAATCGGCAAAGGGACCCTCTTTCACCTTGACGCTCTCAGTAACGGTAAAGTCCACTTTTGGCCGGGCTTCCTCCATCCCCATCTGATTGAGGATTGTTTGTGCTTCATCCGGCATAAGAGGGGTCGGTTTCGATCCTGACCCCGTGGAACCTACAAATCCGGTTACTCCCGGGGTATTGCGCACCACGTACCACGAGTCGTCGGTCATCACCATCTCGACCAGAACGTATCCCGGAAAAACCTTGCGCTGGACGGTCTTCCTCTTGCCGTCTTTGTTTTCGATTTCCTCTTCCGTTGGAACGAGCACACGGAAGATTTTATCTTGCATATCCATCGAATGTACACGCTTTTCCAGGTTTGTCTTCACTTTGTTCTCGTAGCCGGAATACGTGTGGACCACATACCAATTCTTCTCCATGCACTCAGGGCGCGACACCCTGTCCCCCCTTATGACAAATTCGGACCACTCCTCAAGCAGCGGTGATCATTTCCACTAAGCTCCCAATGCCCAAGTCGAGCAACGTGATAAAGATCGTCACCAGGGTAACGGTCACCAGAACAACCAGGGTATATTTGAACAGCTCTTGGCGAGTGGGCCAGCTCACCTTTTTTAACTCCGTTCCAACACCACGAAAAAAGTTGATCATACCGGTGAAGCTTCTCTTGATGCCTCTGCCCAGTCGGCCGAGAAAACCCATGTCTGTTCCCCCCATGAGAGAAATCGATCGCAGTGTTTGCGATCACTTGGTTTCACGATGCGCTCGATGCCCGTTGCAGCGGGGGCAGAACTTGCGAAACTCCATCCGGTCCGGATGTTTCCGTTTGTTTTTGGTGGTTGAATAATTGCGTTCCTTGCATTCCGTGCAGGCTAACGTCACCAGTACCCGCATGCCAAACACCTCCTTGTCCAGAACCGATCCGCAGACGGGAATCACGGGCGTAATTAAAAATACCCAAACAACTTTATCATACACGATCAGGAATGTCAATGAAACCCAGAGCTTGTCTTTCCATTATAGACGCAAATGGAAACGCTAAAACTATTCAACTTGTGACAAAGTAGGTCTGGGTTTCAACTTCTACCTTCGCGCCTCTTTTCCTCTCAACGATGAACGGCTGTCCACTACGTCTCCTTCGCCCCTAGATTTATTCCTATTAAGCATTCATTAAGTGTCTATTCACAAGAAATAAAATATGGTATATTTCAACTGTTTCCACTTTTGATAGCGAGGTGGGTAAAATTTGCGAGAGTTTGGTACTGGTTTTTTTGTAAAAGATGATTATGCTCGTCAACCCATCCCTATACCAGAACGAAGAGCGTGGCTACTGATCGCACTCGTGTGGATAGGAATGGGAACTGATTTAGTCGGGGCATCGCTGGGTGTATATTTAAGCACGGGAATGACTGTGAAAGATGCGATCACATCAATCCTTATATCGAACATCATCATGGGAGTAATCGGGGGGTTGGTTTCCTACATTGGAGGAGCGACCGGCTTATCTACAGCTATGATTTCCCGCTTTGTCTTTGGAGAAATTGGGTCACGAATTCTCTCATATTCACTCTTTTTTATGCTACTCGGTTTCTTTGCAATTCAAGCGGGATTGTTTGGCGAATCAGCAAGTTATCTTATTTTATCGTTAACTGGAACAGAAGTATCCGATCAGTGGTTAGCGGTTATTGGCGCCTTGTTAATGACGTTAACCGCCACTCTGGGATTCATCGTCATTGAACGACTCAGTTCAATCGCCGTTCCACTCATGCTTTTTCTATTAGGAGGACTTATCGGTAAGATCTCGGCTCATTCCCCAGAGCATTGGTTTCTGGTTGAGCCGAACACAGGTATCACTATTACCATGGGTTCCGCCATTTCGATGGTAGTGGGAAGCTGGATTGGGATGTGTGTAATCTCCCCTGATATCGCTCGTTGGGCACGAACAAAAAAGACAGCATTCTTATCCGGTTTCGTTGGTCTCTTTATTGGAAATAGCATGATGATGAGTGCGGCAGTAATTATGTCCCGAATTACAGGTGCTGATAATGTGATTCAAGTGATGGTCGGGGTTGGTTGGGGAGCCTGGGCAGTAGTTATCCTCATCCTAGCACAGTGGACAACCAATGATAACAATCTGTACTCTGGCGGCTTATCGATGTCAAATATCTTCCGATCCGTTCCGAAGTCCATGCTAACGCTCGGCATCGGTCTCTTTGGAGCCTTTTTAACCTATATAAAGTTAGTTGACTCTTTAGTTGAATTTGTCAACATCTTAGCGCTAGTATTTGCTCCGGTTGCAGCAATTTATATTATTGAATATTTCTTGCTGAATCGAGCCAGATTTTTATTTGTTTTCA is part of the Desmospora activa DSM 45169 genome and encodes:
- a CDS encoding class I SAM-dependent methyltransferase, with the translated sequence MTDHYYSSQPTGESDQRELTARLRGHAFYFRSDAGVFSKKGVDFGTRLLIETVDLPETGTILDLGCGYGPVGIACAVFAPKCQVTMVDVNRRGLILAEINAKRNGVEDRVDIQVSDGLADLGEKRFDAILTNPPIRAGKDTVYRLFEEAAHHLNPEGKLWVVIRKQQGANSAKEKLESLFAEVDLVLKKKGYWILCGKKSEI
- the rplL gene encoding 50S ribosomal protein L7/L12; protein product: MSKEQIIEAIKGMSVLELNDLVKAIEEEFGVTAAAAVVQGGGGGGAEAAEEQTEFDVVLTNAGSSKINVIKAVRGITGLGLKEAKALVDGAPAPVKEGASKEEAEEIKSKLEEAGATVEVK
- the rplJ gene encoding 50S ribosomal protein L10; its protein translation is MSTQAIEQKKQIVATIAEKLQNSKATVLTDYRGLTVAEMNELRKRLREAGVEYQVLKNTMTRRATAETNYTELDEHLVGPIAIAFSADDVVAPAKVLHQFAKDHKNLELKAGIVEGSVVGADDLKELADLPSREGLLSMLLSVLQAPMRNFALAVKAVSEKEEGGEGTQA
- the rplA gene encoding 50S ribosomal protein L1 produces the protein MAKHGKKYQESLKKIDREQAYEVEEALRLVKEVAPAKFDETVEAAFRLGIDTKRADQQVRGAVVLPHGTGKTKRVLVFAKGEKAKEAEQAGADFVGEEDLVNKVTQGWLDFDVVIATPDMMGQVGKLGRILGPRGLMPNPKTGTVTFEVAKAIGEVKAGKIEYRADRAGNVHAPIGKVSFDDDKLAENFQVLIETLVKAKPAASKGQYLKNASVSSTMGPGITVNTSRFV
- the rplK gene encoding 50S ribosomal protein L11 gives rise to the protein MAKKVSKVVKLQIPAGKANPAPPVGPALGQAGVNIMGFCKDFNARTADQAGMIIPVEITVYEDRSFDFITKTPPAAVLLMKAAGVEKGSGEPNKNKVASVKRDKVREIAELKMPDLNAANVEAAMRMVEGTARSMGITVED
- the nusG gene encoding transcription termination/antitermination protein NusG encodes the protein MEKNWYVVHTYSGYENKVKTNLEKRVHSMDMQDKIFRVLVPTEEEIENKDGKRKTVQRKVFPGYVLVEMVMTDDSWYVVRNTPGVTGFVGSTGSGSKPTPLMPDEAQTILNQMGMEEARPKVDFTVTESVKVKEGPFADFVGTIEEVDVNRQKLKVLVNMFGRETPVELDFFQVEKV
- the secE gene encoding preprotein translocase subunit SecE, yielding MGFLGRLGRGIKRSFTGMINFFRGVGTELKKVSWPTRQELFKYTLVVLVTVTLVTIFITLLDLGIGSLVEMITAA
- the rpmG gene encoding 50S ribosomal protein L33, producing the protein MRVLVTLACTECKERNYSTTKNKRKHPDRMEFRKFCPRCNGHRAHRETK
- a CDS encoding purine-cytosine permease family protein → MREFGTGFFVKDDYARQPIPIPERRAWLLIALVWIGMGTDLVGASLGVYLSTGMTVKDAITSILISNIIMGVIGGLVSYIGGATGLSTAMISRFVFGEIGSRILSYSLFFMLLGFFAIQAGLFGESASYLILSLTGTEVSDQWLAVIGALLMTLTATLGFIVIERLSSIAVPLMLFLLGGLIGKISAHSPEHWFLVEPNTGITITMGSAISMVVGSWIGMCVISPDIARWARTKKTAFLSGFVGLFIGNSMMMSAAVIMSRITGADNVIQVMVGVGWGAWAVVILILAQWTTNDNNLYSGGLSMSNIFRSVPKSMLTLGIGLFGAFLTYIKLVDSLVEFVNILALVFAPVAAIYIIEYFLLNRARFLFVFIQNKKIARIYWVPMISWFTSSLVGLMTMTKEEGGLELFTLTGAAGIDAFVVAAVMHLVVGKSAQMLFNKKEEAEPIDA